The Streptomyces sp. NBC_00483 genome contains the following window.
TGACCACCTTGTGCGACGAGGTGTCGAACGTGGGGGAGTAGAAGTACTCGCCCCTGGTCGCCCCGCCCGTCGCGTAGCGCTGGCCCGACAGCAGCTTGTACGGCAACGGCGAGATCGCCTGCGGCGTGATGCCCGACGGGTAGGCCTCCTTCTCCGGGTAGGCCCGCCCGTACACCGGGACCTCGCTCGCGCCCGGCTTCGGCGTGACCACAAGTCCCTTGGCCGGTACGGCGGTCGGCTGCGCGGACGGGTTCTTGAACCAGGCCTTCTGGCCCAGGTACCAGATGGCCGTCCAGTGGCCCTCGCGGCCCGCGACCGCGTACTGCTGGCCCGCGGAGGCCCGCGACGCCATGTCGTTGACGTCGATCGTCGAGGGTTCGCCGCCCGGACGCAGCCCGATGTCCTTGATCAGCGGGGCGTCCTCGCTGGGCTCCGAGTAGAGACGCACGGCGCTCGAACCGTGCGGTGCGCAGGCCGCGCCCGCCTTCTCGCAGCCGGTGAACTCCGGCTGGTTCTCGTCGAATTCGGGGGCGACGGTCACCAGGCCGCCGTTCGGCCCCGCCGTCTGGTGGAACGGCTTGCCCATCAGGGCGAAGTAGTGCGACCAGTCCCAGTACGGGCCCGGGTCCGTGTGCATCGACTTGATGGTGGACGCCGTCGTGCCCGGCACCGTGTCATGACCCAGGATGTGCTGCCGGTCCAGCGGGATGCCGTACTTCTTCGACAGGTACTTCACCAGGCGCGACGAGGACCGGTACATCTCCTCCGTGTACCAGGAGTCCGGCTGCGCGAGGAAACCCTCGTGCTCCAGGCCGATCGACTTCGCGTTGACGTACCAGTTGCCCGCGTGCCAGCCGACGTCCTTGTTCTTGATGGACTGCACGATGTGCCCGTCCGTCGAGCGCAGCGAGTAGTGCCACGCCAGATACGTCTTGTCCTGGACCAGCTTGAGCGTCTGCTCCCACGTCGCCTCCGTGTCATGGATGACGATGTAGTCGATGCTCTGGTCCTTCGGACGGTCCGCGAGATCGTGGTTGCCGTAGTCGCCGTCGCCGAACTCCTCGTACGGCGCCGGAATCCACTCGCACGACACGGTCTTCGGGCACTCGGTCCCGCCCGCGTCCGCCTTGCGCAGGCCCATCTTCTCGATCTGCGCGGCCTGCGGTTCGGCGTCCGGCCGGGCGCGGAGGGTGACCTCCTGGCCGGCGTCCGTGGTGCGCCGCTCGCCGTCGCGGATCACCGCGAAGACATCGTTCGCGTATGTGCCGGCCGTCGCGGCGTCGTCCGCGCCGGAGAACGCCGCGACCGCCCCGTACCAGTCGGCGGGCCGGTCGCTGAGCGGCTTGCCGAGCTTCTTCTGGGCGGCCGCGAGGAGGGCGGCGCCACCCCGCACATTCGCCGCCGAGTCGTCGCGCAGCTGCTCCGCGGACAGGCCGGTGAGCTGCGCCGCACGCGGCAACGTCCTTAGCCGCGCCGGGAGTTGGGAGTTCTTCGGGACGGCATCCGAGGCCCTGAGCGGGGCCCGTGAGTCGTCGCCGCGCGGGTCGCCCGCCGCCTCGCTGTGCCGTGTCGCGTCCGCGAGCGCGGTGCGCGCGTCCGTCAGGTGCATGGGGCCGTAGCCGCCGGTGACGCTCGGCGCCCCGTCGTGCGCGTCCCACCGCGACTGCAGATACGACACACCGAGGAGCACGCTCTGCGGCACCTGGTACTCGGCCGCCGCCGAAGCGAACGCGTCCTGCAGCCGGGCCGACGGGGCCTCGGCCGAAACGCCGGGCGGCGCCGCGCCGAGCAACGGCAGCAGCAGCGCCGCCACTCCGAGGGTGCCACCCGCCACCCGCACACCCGCACGGGAACGTCTTTCGCTCAAGAATCGGGACAAGGATGCCTCCTGGGAACGCCGGGTTCGGGATGCTGCGCGGTGCCTGCGGGGCCGATGATGGCTCAGTGCTATCGGCCCGCCGACGATCCGTCAATCATGCGGTGCACAGCGGAGTTTCCCCCGGATTTCCGGCCCATGCCCATGGCTGCGGACATACGAAGATCCGCGGTGCGCCCTGTTCCTTCCGGGCGCACCGCGGATCTTCGTCCCCGTCAGCGAGTGCCGACTGCCGCTCGCACCGCCTTGCGGGCCATATTGCAGTCGTCGTGCAGGCGGCGCAGCAACAGCCGCTGCTCCTCACCGGACGGCGCAGCACCGGCGTGGGCCTGAACCGACGGTGCCGCCGGGGTCTGCTCGTGCAGGGAACGCTGCACGGCCGTCTCGTACGTACGGATCTCCCGTGTCAGTACGAGCATCAGGTTGACCAGGAACGCGTCGCGCGCCACGGGCCCGCCGGACTGCGCGAGCTGACTGATCTGACGCCGCGCCACCGGAGCGTCGCCGAGCACGGACCAGAGCGTCGCCAGGTCGTAGCCCGGCAGGTACCAGCCCGCGTGCTCCCAGTCCACGAGCACCGGGCCGGTGGGCGCCAGCAGCACGTTCGACAACAGGGCGTCGCCGTGGCAGAACTGGCCCATGCCGCCGCGGCCCGCGGTGTGTGCGATCCCGTGCAGCAGCTTCTGCAGGTCACCCATGTCCCGGTCCGTGAGCAGGCCCAGGTTATGGAAGCGGTTGATCCGCGCCGCGTAGTCCAGCGGTGCGTCGAAGGTGCCCGCCGGCGGCCGCCACTGGTTGACCCGGCAGATCGCGCCGAGCGCGGCACGCACATCCGCCCGGGGCGGTGCCTCGACCGGGTGGCGCTGCAGGGCCGCCACCCGACCGGGCATCCGCTCGATCACCAGCGTGCCGTTGTCGGGGTCCGCGGCGATGAGCCGGGGCACCCGCACCGGGGGCCGGTGTCGGACGAACGAGCGGTATGCGGCTATCTCGTGCCGGATCCGCGCCGCGTAGGCGGGAGCAGGGTCGAGTAGACACTTCGCGACGGCGGTGCTGCGCCCTGTCGTACCGACGAGGAGCACGGAGCGCGAGGAACGGCGCAACACCTGCACCGGATGGAACTCCGGGCAGATCCGGTGCACCGACGCGATCGCCGTGCGCAGCTGGGCGCCCTGAGGGCCGGACAAGTCGAGTCTCCCGCTGAGCGGTTGCGTGCCGAGCCCCGGGGCGCGACGCGGCCGGGCGATGCCGTTCAGCGTCGGAGCCGCGGGCCGCGCGGGGTCGAGGTACGGGCCGCTTCCGCCGACCGCCGGACGGGCGGGGCGCAGCGGCCGGGGCGGGGCGGACACGGAGGACGATGCTGCGTACATGGGCGAAACAGATCCCTTCGTGTGCCAGTGAGTGCCTGCGCCGTCCCGGCCCGGCCGATTCGGTACACCCTGGGGAATGCCCTGTGGCGACCGGGTCGGGGTGGCGCACTCCTACCTGACACCAGGCGCCCAAGAGCACAACAGCTGGCGCACCCTGGCGAACCCTGGCGAATAGTCGCCCTGCAACTGACAGAGGGCTACTGTCAATTTCAGCCGAGAACCTGGGGGCTTACGTGAACGGACAACCCAACACCCGTCTGAACGACCTGTTCGGCCTGGCCGGCTGGTCCAAGGGCGAGCTCGCGAGGATGGTCAACCGGC
Protein-coding sequences here:
- a CDS encoding N-acetylmuramoyl-L-alanine amidase, translating into MSRFLSERRSRAGVRVAGGTLGVAALLLPLLGAAPPGVSAEAPSARLQDAFASAAAEYQVPQSVLLGVSYLQSRWDAHDGAPSVTGGYGPMHLTDARTALADATRHSEAAGDPRGDDSRAPLRASDAVPKNSQLPARLRTLPRAAQLTGLSAEQLRDDSAANVRGGAALLAAAQKKLGKPLSDRPADWYGAVAAFSGADDAATAGTYANDVFAVIRDGERRTTDAGQEVTLRARPDAEPQAAQIEKMGLRKADAGGTECPKTVSCEWIPAPYEEFGDGDYGNHDLADRPKDQSIDYIVIHDTEATWEQTLKLVQDKTYLAWHYSLRSTDGHIVQSIKNKDVGWHAGNWYVNAKSIGLEHEGFLAQPDSWYTEEMYRSSSRLVKYLSKKYGIPLDRQHILGHDTVPGTTASTIKSMHTDPGPYWDWSHYFALMGKPFHQTAGPNGGLVTVAPEFDENQPEFTGCEKAGAACAPHGSSAVRLYSEPSEDAPLIKDIGLRPGGEPSTIDVNDMASRASAGQQYAVAGREGHWTAIWYLGQKAWFKNPSAQPTAVPAKGLVVTPKPGASEVPVYGRAYPEKEAYPSGITPQAISPLPYKLLSGQRYATGGATRGEYFYSPTFDTSSHKVVKGKDVYYEIQFGHRVAYVRAADVQVLPSKVS
- a CDS encoding aminoglycoside phosphotransferase family protein; protein product: MYAASSSVSAPPRPLRPARPAVGGSGPYLDPARPAAPTLNGIARPRRAPGLGTQPLSGRLDLSGPQGAQLRTAIASVHRICPEFHPVQVLRRSSRSVLLVGTTGRSTAVAKCLLDPAPAYAARIRHEIAAYRSFVRHRPPVRVPRLIAADPDNGTLVIERMPGRVAALQRHPVEAPPRADVRAALGAICRVNQWRPPAGTFDAPLDYAARINRFHNLGLLTDRDMGDLQKLLHGIAHTAGRGGMGQFCHGDALLSNVLLAPTGPVLVDWEHAGWYLPGYDLATLWSVLGDAPVARRQISQLAQSGGPVARDAFLVNLMLVLTREIRTYETAVQRSLHEQTPAAPSVQAHAGAAPSGEEQRLLLRRLHDDCNMARKAVRAAVGTR